The following are from one region of the Polyangium spumosum genome:
- a CDS encoding acyl carrier protein, whose protein sequence is MVTHEDVLHTLEGADVSTPVADLKLDIPLISQGLDSLDMATVMLALEAKYNKAIRPEQASRLRTVADIVTFLNS, encoded by the coding sequence ATGGTCACGCATGAGGACGTCCTGCACACGCTCGAGGGGGCGGATGTTTCTACGCCCGTCGCAGATCTGAAGCTGGACATACCGCTCATCTCGCAGGGGCTCGACTCCCTGGACATGGCGACGGTGATGCTCGCGCTCGAAGCGAAATACAACAAGGCGATCCGCCCCGAGCAGGCTTCGCGGCTTCGGACCGTCGCCGACATCGTCACGTTCTTGAACTCGTGA
- a CDS encoding zinc-binding dehydrogenase yields the protein MQVISTEAWVLHRGESAGVPGKLVRETFTFDDIGPDEVLARPLRGCWEGNMDHSIRRSPIDICELRGESKVVIGNAGVVEILRTGSAVDTVREGDVCIVFCAGKTDEHGYPETIFGYDAKGTIGCLAKTTKLHQRQVVPVPAGSRFSLEQWAAFSLRYITAWANWNVAWGCFRAQLPEVPAEDVFVCGWGGGVALAELELAKLAGCRVAMITSQKSRLAQLAEIGIDGIDRGAFGEKTFEEDFLAALRERTGGRGVSIFIDNIGANYRSTLKALAREGVLCTTGWKRVMTYPTVRSMECIARHIHVFTHYARYVEGLAAVAFAEARGWMAPREGRTYAWDEIPQLADDYAAGIIESYFPIYAVNPPTTKS from the coding sequence ATGCAGGTCATCTCGACGGAGGCATGGGTCCTTCATCGCGGCGAGAGCGCAGGCGTTCCAGGGAAGCTCGTCCGCGAGACGTTCACCTTCGACGACATCGGGCCCGATGAGGTGCTCGCCCGTCCGCTTCGTGGCTGCTGGGAGGGCAACATGGACCACTCGATCCGCCGATCGCCCATCGATATCTGCGAGCTGCGCGGCGAGAGCAAGGTGGTCATCGGCAACGCGGGCGTCGTCGAAATTCTGCGTACGGGCAGCGCGGTCGACACGGTGAGGGAGGGCGACGTCTGCATCGTCTTTTGCGCCGGGAAGACCGACGAGCACGGGTATCCGGAGACGATCTTCGGTTATGACGCCAAGGGGACGATAGGCTGCCTCGCGAAGACGACGAAGCTGCACCAGCGGCAGGTCGTCCCCGTCCCTGCGGGCAGCCGGTTCTCGCTCGAGCAATGGGCAGCATTTTCATTGCGCTACATCACGGCCTGGGCGAATTGGAACGTCGCTTGGGGCTGTTTTCGTGCGCAGCTCCCCGAAGTCCCGGCCGAGGATGTCTTCGTCTGCGGCTGGGGCGGCGGCGTCGCCCTCGCCGAGCTCGAGCTGGCGAAGCTCGCGGGCTGCCGCGTCGCGATGATCACCTCCCAGAAGAGTCGGCTCGCCCAGCTCGCGGAAATTGGCATCGATGGCATCGACCGCGGCGCTTTCGGCGAAAAGACGTTCGAGGAGGATTTCCTGGCGGCGCTCCGCGAACGGACCGGAGGGCGTGGCGTGTCGATTTTCATCGACAATATCGGCGCCAATTACCGGAGCACGCTCAAGGCGCTCGCGCGCGAGGGCGTCCTGTGCACGACCGGGTGGAAGCGCGTCATGACGTACCCGACGGTGCGCTCCATGGAGTGCATCGCCCGGCACATCCACGTCTTCACGCATTACGCGCGTTATGTGGAGGGGCTCGCCGCGGTTGCGTTCGCGGAGGCGCGCGGCTGGATGGCGCCGCGCGAGGGGCGGACGTACGCGTGGGACGAGATTCCCCAGCTCGCCGACGATTATGCGGCGGGCATCATCGAGAGTTATTTCCCGATCTACGCCGTCAACCCGCCCACGACGAAATCATAA
- a CDS encoding AarF/UbiB family protein yields MLRAKDIPTPLSIPTSDTNLPPPQVRIPRWLFVAWLLLRISWHLCWMRLGRPGTKSTPLYLGQLVRGELERLGGLWIKVGQRVATHRSAFSNAFCEELCQIHDWAFAFHADAVVRIIEQELARPVKEAFREFDVVPIAVTSIGQVHVAWLVDRDVKIAVKVQRPGVDAAFTRDAALIEAALRFCRCFRIVTRAQASDIHSMLVSTLEGELDYRVEAAAIRATRRALPTRRAYVPKVFSRYCSRRVLVMEFVDGVLLSDYARTSALDPKRAKRWRKENRVHLKKLCRRLTQGEIAPLLRGQASRGKLVPGEIMLLRKNRIALLDFGAIGALDKGLTPVSQARRPFSIERRPP; encoded by the coding sequence ATGTTGAGAGCGAAGGACATTCCTACCCCGCTTTCGATCCCGACAAGCGATACGAACCTTCCTCCCCCGCAAGTACGTATCCCTCGCTGGCTCTTCGTTGCCTGGCTGCTCCTACGAATCTCCTGGCACTTGTGCTGGATGCGGCTCGGGCGGCCGGGCACGAAGAGTACGCCGCTCTACCTCGGGCAGCTCGTCCGGGGAGAGCTGGAGCGCCTCGGCGGCTTATGGATCAAAGTCGGCCAGCGCGTCGCCACACACAGAAGCGCCTTCTCGAATGCATTTTGCGAGGAACTCTGCCAAATCCATGACTGGGCGTTCGCATTCCATGCCGATGCCGTCGTGCGCATCATCGAGCAAGAACTTGCGCGACCCGTGAAGGAAGCCTTTCGCGAGTTCGACGTCGTACCCATCGCCGTCACCTCGATCGGTCAGGTCCACGTGGCGTGGCTCGTGGACCGCGACGTGAAGATTGCTGTCAAAGTTCAAAGACCCGGCGTCGATGCCGCATTCACGCGCGACGCGGCGCTCATCGAGGCGGCATTGCGATTCTGTCGATGTTTTCGCATCGTCACCCGCGCCCAGGCCTCCGATATTCATTCGATGCTCGTGAGCACGCTCGAGGGCGAGCTCGATTACCGCGTCGAGGCCGCCGCGATACGAGCGACGCGGCGCGCGCTCCCGACCCGTAGGGCGTATGTGCCCAAGGTTTTCTCTCGATACTGTTCCCGGCGCGTCCTCGTGATGGAGTTCGTCGACGGCGTGCTTTTGTCGGATTATGCCCGCACGAGCGCGCTCGACCCGAAGCGAGCCAAGCGATGGCGCAAAGAAAATCGCGTCCACCTGAAGAAGCTCTGTCGCCGGCTCACCCAGGGCGAGATCGCGCCACTCCTCCGAGGCCAGGCGTCGCGGGGCAAGCTCGTCCCGGGGGAGATCATGTTGCTCCGCAAGAACCGGATCGCGCTCCTCGATTTCGGCGCGATCGGTGCGCTCGACAAAGGGCTCACTCCCGTCTCCCAGGCGAGGCGGCCATTCTCCATTGAGCGGCGCCCTCCTTGA
- a CDS encoding 50S ribosomal protein L11 methyltransferase: MNGLESSLRVALADKRLNRIDGLYVVTDRLDYPAIDQVFPLFAEQQFFLDELAHDRIRGAEVLEIGIGSGVLSIGAARAGARYVTALEINPRAKIFAGFNAMLNGVADRIAIVDGNDQLFLPLAGRRFDYVMSNPPFEPTPPGMQYFHHSAAGPYGLDFLEKLFVGLDAHLTDEGHAQIVTAAPGDAKSPTFLIDLVQKHLRGSTRIVQNPFTMTFDAIMDRLAGKNMGTVEQVDGLREMARRTGATHVHLCMIHYHLGQKSLKVETSKKTYADYWDLPAEEIMLRASGP, translated from the coding sequence ATGAACGGGCTCGAATCCAGCCTGCGTGTGGCGCTCGCCGACAAACGCCTGAATCGGATTGACGGCCTCTACGTCGTCACGGACAGACTCGACTATCCGGCCATCGATCAGGTCTTTCCCCTCTTCGCCGAACAGCAATTTTTCCTCGACGAACTCGCGCATGACCGAATTCGAGGCGCCGAGGTGCTCGAGATCGGCATCGGCTCGGGCGTGCTCTCGATCGGCGCGGCGCGCGCTGGCGCGAGGTACGTGACGGCCCTCGAGATCAACCCGCGGGCGAAGATCTTCGCTGGTTTCAATGCGATGCTGAACGGCGTCGCGGACAGAATCGCCATCGTCGACGGCAATGATCAGCTCTTTCTGCCCCTCGCAGGCAGGCGCTTCGATTACGTCATGTCGAACCCGCCGTTCGAGCCAACGCCGCCGGGTATGCAATACTTCCATCACTCTGCGGCCGGACCGTACGGTCTCGACTTCCTGGAGAAGCTCTTCGTGGGCCTCGACGCGCACCTCACGGACGAGGGCCACGCGCAGATCGTGACGGCGGCGCCCGGCGACGCGAAGTCCCCGACGTTTCTCATCGATCTCGTCCAGAAACACCTGCGCGGATCGACGCGCATCGTCCAGAACCCCTTCACGATGACCTTCGACGCGATCATGGATCGCCTGGCCGGCAAGAACATGGGCACCGTCGAGCAGGTCGATGGCTTGCGCGAGATGGCCCGCCGCACCGGCGCAACGCACGTGCATCTGTGCATGATCCACTACCACCTGGGTCAGAAGAGCCTGAAGGTCGAAACGTCGAAAAAGACCTACGCAGATTACTGGGACCTTCCCGCTGAAGAAATCATGCTTCGAGCAAGTGGACCGTGA
- a CDS encoding FAD-dependent oxidoreductase, with protein MVGAGLSGLVAARELRKAGVGSVVVVEARNRVGGLTISQEVSQGVMVDGGGAWVSPKHTRILALAEELGVGTVDAAESKGNPVFLFDGVRVAGTGRLFSRAEARELRQLRDKLEGMAAELPVGAPWDAPRAAEYDEVSMAHWLADNSSTVWGRRDIDLAIDFTFGCQPYDISLLRFVAAVKSVGGLERLMAISDSQDVSFSGGSQMLSVKMAEALGDQVLLASPVTRIVDDPAGPVRVETERLSIECGHVIVAMMPADARRIEFEPELPELKAGLISNWTGSPDYKAHIVYKTPFWRNNRLNGTAVGDGVVVDFIFDSTPAAGTPGVLVAFGAGEELPATVDDRKEVVTQSLVSFFGEEALDAINFVEMDWLTEEWSTGCASPLAPGVLSKYGPALRQPVGRIHWGGSETSAEFDGFMEGAVRAGERVASEVAAILRESGAIPAPAKSG; from the coding sequence GTGGTCGGCGCTGGTTTGTCAGGGCTCGTCGCCGCGCGGGAGCTACGGAAGGCGGGCGTCGGCTCCGTCGTCGTGGTCGAAGCTCGAAACCGGGTCGGAGGTTTGACCATCAGCCAGGAGGTCAGCCAAGGCGTGATGGTCGACGGCGGAGGGGCCTGGGTGAGCCCGAAGCACACGCGCATCCTGGCGCTCGCGGAGGAGCTCGGCGTCGGCACCGTGGACGCGGCGGAGTCCAAGGGAAACCCGGTGTTCCTCTTCGACGGCGTCCGCGTGGCCGGGACGGGCCGGCTCTTCTCGCGCGCCGAGGCGCGGGAGCTCAGGCAGCTGAGGGACAAACTCGAGGGGATGGCGGCCGAGCTCCCGGTGGGCGCGCCGTGGGACGCGCCGCGTGCGGCCGAGTACGATGAAGTCTCGATGGCCCACTGGCTCGCGGACAACTCGTCGACCGTCTGGGGCCGGCGCGACATCGATCTCGCCATCGACTTCACGTTCGGCTGCCAGCCGTACGACATCTCGCTTTTGCGGTTCGTCGCTGCCGTCAAATCCGTCGGCGGGCTCGAGCGTTTGATGGCCATCTCGGACAGCCAAGATGTCTCGTTCAGCGGCGGCTCGCAGATGCTCTCGGTGAAGATGGCGGAGGCGCTCGGGGACCAGGTGTTGCTCGCTTCCCCCGTGACGCGCATCGTGGATGATCCGGCGGGCCCGGTGCGCGTCGAAACCGAGCGTCTGTCGATCGAGTGCGGTCATGTAATCGTGGCGATGATGCCCGCGGACGCTCGACGCATCGAGTTCGAGCCCGAGCTGCCCGAGCTCAAGGCGGGGCTCATCTCAAACTGGACGGGCTCGCCGGATTACAAGGCGCACATCGTGTACAAGACGCCATTTTGGCGCAACAACAGGCTCAACGGCACGGCGGTCGGAGATGGCGTCGTGGTGGACTTCATCTTCGACAGCACGCCAGCGGCCGGCACACCAGGTGTCCTCGTGGCCTTCGGTGCAGGTGAAGAGCTACCCGCCACCGTGGACGACCGCAAGGAGGTCGTCACCCAGTCCCTCGTGAGTTTCTTCGGAGAAGAGGCCCTCGACGCCATCAACTTCGTGGAGATGGATTGGCTCACCGAAGAATGGTCGACCGGGTGCGCGTCGCCGCTCGCGCCTGGCGTCCTCAGCAAATATGGTCCCGCCCTGCGCCAGCCCGTTGGTCGCATTCATTGGGGCGGCTCGGAGACATCCGCCGAGTTCGATGGATTCATGGAAGGCGCCGTTCGCGCCGGAGAGCGAGTCGCCTCCGAGGTAGCGGCGATCCTGCGCGAGAGCGGCGCCATCCCCGCACCCGCGAAATCGGGTTGA
- a CDS encoding 3-oxoacyl-[acyl-carrier-protein] synthase III C-terminal domain-containing protein produces MTLDMLPGLVVRIMSVSTRTGTPERREVAMQDPRIRITHVGTYVPTRRVSNEDRLAEFGFDAEFLRKKLGIAMRAEKEPAEDTSDLCVAAFADIERRAKFSRSEIELCCVVTQNPDQKVPHTAAIVHHKLGLSKGCMTFDISQGCAGYVHALALASAMMERFGLKNALVFTSDPYSKIVDPNDKGTALIFGDAASVSLLSTSGAGYRLVDATFGTEPGTTECLHTRDGALKMDGASVLFHATHEVPASVRSLLAKNGKTLDDVGLVLLHPGSKRVVDLIRKSLQLDDAKVPFEIAEVGNTVSSSIPLVLQQHVSRKKHDLLMLSGFGVGFSWGTCILQLQNDEEKH; encoded by the coding sequence GTGACGCTTGACATGCTTCCGGGTCTGGTGGTTAGAATTATGTCCGTATCCACCCGTACCGGCACTCCGGAGCGCCGCGAGGTAGCCATGCAAGACCCCCGTATCCGCATCACTCATGTCGGGACCTATGTCCCCACGCGGCGCGTGTCGAACGAGGACAGGCTGGCAGAGTTCGGGTTCGATGCGGAATTTCTGCGCAAAAAACTCGGCATTGCGATGCGAGCAGAAAAGGAGCCCGCCGAGGATACGAGCGACCTGTGCGTGGCGGCGTTCGCCGATATCGAGCGGCGCGCGAAGTTCTCCCGCTCGGAGATCGAGCTCTGCTGCGTCGTCACCCAGAACCCCGATCAGAAAGTTCCCCACACCGCGGCCATCGTCCACCACAAACTCGGCCTCTCGAAGGGCTGCATGACCTTCGACATCTCCCAGGGCTGCGCAGGGTATGTCCACGCCCTCGCGCTCGCGAGTGCCATGATGGAACGGTTCGGGCTGAAGAACGCGCTCGTCTTCACCTCGGATCCGTATTCGAAAATCGTCGACCCGAACGACAAAGGCACGGCGCTCATCTTCGGCGATGCCGCGTCGGTATCGCTCCTGTCCACGAGCGGCGCAGGGTACCGGCTCGTCGATGCGACCTTCGGCACCGAGCCCGGCACCACGGAGTGCCTCCACACGCGCGACGGCGCGCTGAAGATGGACGGCGCCTCGGTGCTCTTCCACGCGACCCATGAGGTGCCGGCCAGCGTCCGCTCGCTGCTCGCGAAGAACGGGAAAACCCTCGACGACGTCGGCCTCGTCCTCTTGCACCCGGGCTCGAAGCGGGTCGTCGATCTCATCAGGAAGAGTCTGCAGCTCGACGACGCCAAGGTGCCGTTCGAGATCGCCGAGGTCGGCAATACGGTCTCATCATCCATCCCGCTCGTGCTCCAGCAGCACGTCAGCCGGAAAAAGCACGACCTTCTGATGCTCAGCGGCTTCGGCGTGGGTTTTTCGTGGGGAACATGCATTTTGCAATTGCAAAACGATGAGGAGAAGCATTGA
- a CDS encoding substrate-binding domain-containing protein encodes MNRGPGLWKELGGLALAVWILGNIAYGFIRDQRRMVHAETALIVDVKTTTNTQTDLCGPPTKDGRPVVISMLYGDDKRAWVEQAANRFAKLCPTIQVKLSAMGDIESADAILGGKATPTLWAPADDLVLRYLDNRWKTVHPQRKPLFDIEEQISLVQSPLVLLIWDDRRQVVEAVMAKVSHEHGQWAELMCAAVPTQQDLSGMPIEDMVPGSWIDWYKPLLPAPKKLPPPAPRAATTPDVTNPPSASPFPTVDQMESWGRVKFGHTSPTRAASGFETLYLMAYDYVLPPKVRLGDTNISKHGTGSKLPKAIRPVSNEVTPEDFLRALREQRSAFRSWLRRCEGGLDAPPDSTELLTDSFFNVGSSRYDAVATYEHLAFDTLARIDEFASVLSDVRVLYPQPTFMNQHPVVFLDFGQEITDAQRLVAGKWIAFLRSDEMQKKAIEHGFRPADAALSIRGYDSVQNPFLRFRRYGVTFEAPILEPPRLDGEVVHDLLRTWEDATGRN; translated from the coding sequence GTGAACAGAGGGCCTGGTCTGTGGAAGGAGCTGGGCGGCCTCGCGCTCGCGGTATGGATCCTCGGCAACATTGCGTATGGGTTCATACGGGACCAACGTCGAATGGTCCACGCCGAGACGGCGCTCATCGTCGACGTCAAGACCACCACGAACACGCAGACCGATCTCTGCGGCCCACCCACGAAGGACGGGCGCCCGGTGGTCATCAGCATGCTCTATGGCGACGACAAGCGGGCGTGGGTAGAGCAAGCAGCCAATCGCTTTGCGAAACTCTGCCCGACCATCCAGGTGAAGCTGTCAGCCATGGGCGATATCGAGTCGGCCGACGCGATCCTCGGCGGAAAGGCAACGCCGACGTTGTGGGCGCCCGCCGACGATCTCGTCTTGCGCTACCTGGACAACCGCTGGAAGACGGTACATCCGCAGCGCAAACCTCTCTTCGACATCGAGGAGCAGATCTCGTTGGTCCAATCCCCTCTGGTCTTGCTCATCTGGGATGATCGTCGCCAGGTCGTGGAGGCCGTCATGGCAAAGGTTTCGCACGAGCATGGACAATGGGCCGAGCTCATGTGCGCGGCCGTCCCGACGCAGCAGGACCTGTCGGGGATGCCCATCGAGGACATGGTGCCAGGCTCGTGGATTGACTGGTACAAGCCGCTTCTCCCTGCGCCGAAGAAACTGCCCCCGCCCGCGCCCAGGGCCGCGACGACCCCGGACGTCACGAACCCGCCGTCCGCTTCACCCTTCCCCACCGTGGACCAGATGGAGTCCTGGGGGCGCGTCAAGTTCGGTCACACGTCCCCGACCCGAGCAGCATCCGGGTTCGAGACACTTTACCTGATGGCCTACGATTACGTGTTGCCCCCGAAGGTTCGTCTGGGCGATACGAACATTTCCAAGCACGGTACGGGCTCCAAGCTCCCGAAAGCCATTCGTCCCGTCTCGAACGAGGTGACCCCGGAGGACTTCCTGCGCGCCCTGCGCGAGCAACGGTCGGCGTTCCGCAGCTGGCTCAGGCGGTGCGAAGGCGGACTCGACGCGCCGCCGGACTCCACGGAGCTCCTCACCGATTCGTTCTTCAACGTGGGTTCGTCGCGCTACGACGCCGTCGCGACGTACGAGCACCTCGCCTTCGACACCCTCGCTCGGATCGACGAGTTCGCCAGCGTCCTCTCCGACGTCCGGGTCCTCTATCCGCAGCCGACGTTTATGAACCAGCATCCAGTCGTATTCCTCGACTTCGGCCAGGAGATCACCGACGCGCAGAGGCTCGTCGCCGGCAAGTGGATCGCCTTCCTGCGCAGCGACGAGATGCAGAAAAAGGCCATCGAACACGGCTTCCGCCCTGCGGATGCCGCGCTCTCCATCCGCGGCTACGATAGCGTGCAGAACCCTTTCCTACGCTTCCGGCGGTACGGCGTGACGTTCGAGGCCCCGATCCTCGAACCGCCGCGCCTCGACGGCGAGGTGGTGCACGATCTCCTCCGGACCTGGGAAGACGCGACCGGCCGAAACTGA